In Citrus sinensis cultivar Valencia sweet orange chromosome 2, DVS_A1.0, whole genome shotgun sequence, a single genomic region encodes these proteins:
- the LOC127900401 gene encoding uncharacterized protein LOC127900401: MLSLIVLWDSNKIRRFMRWLDKQEGLGTDEIFHTNSMVFSKMRQEPMLNLIVFWDSNKIRRFMRWLDKQEGLSTDEIVSNVAEVLVSEERLIWKNLKRTWQFR, translated from the exons ATGCTCAGTCTTATTGTGTTATGGGATTCCAACAAGATAAGGAGATTTATGAGATGGTTGGATAAGCAAGAAGGTCTTGGCACTGATGAG ATATTTCACACAAATTCTATggtattttcaaaaatgaGACAAGAACCAATGCTCAATCTTATTGTGTTCTGGGATTCCAACAAGATAAGAAGATTTATGAGATGGTTGGATAAGCAAGAAGGTCTTAGCACTGATGAG ATTGTCTCTAATGTTGCGGAGGTGCTGGTTAGTGAAGAAAG GTTGATTTGGAAGAATCTCAAAAGAACTTGGCAATTCAGATAG
- the LOC102618482 gene encoding protein STABILIZED1, with protein MVFISPPNSRTIFLNINPKTTTLFSLKQTLHQQTQIPISLQHFLIRSDYDDSTLLSQLGITHYSTLTLHIPSLGGGVPGTNAAAPPPPASKPRLDFLNSKPPANYVAGLGRGATGFTTRSDIGPARAAPDLPDRSATTIGGASGSAGTGRGRGKPGDDDDDDEGEDKGYDENQKFDEFEGNDVGLFANLEYDEDDKEADAVWEAIDNRMDLRRKDRREARLKQEIEKYRASNPKITEQFADLKRKLYSLSAKEWESIPEIGDYSLRNKKKRFESFVPVPDTLLEKARQEQEHVTALDPKSRAAGGTETPWSQTPVTDLTAVGEGRGTVLSLKLDRLSDSVSGLTVVDPKGYLTDLKSMKITSDAEISDIKKARLLLKSVTQTNPKHPPGWIAAARLEEVAGKVAAARQLIKKGCEECPKNEDVWLEACRLASPDEAKAVIASGVKMIPNSVKLWLQAAKLEHDDTNKSRVLRKGLENVPDSVRLWKAVVELANEEEAKLLLHRAVECCPLDVDLWLALARLETFDEARKVLNMAREKLPKERAIWITAAKLEEANGNTSMVGKIIERSIRALQREDVVIDREAWMKEAEVAERAGSVITCQAIIKNTIGIGVEEEDRKRTWVADAEECKKRGSIETARAIYAHALTVFLTKKSIWLKAAQLEKSHGTRESLDALLRKAVTYCPQAEVLWLMGAKEKWLAGDVPAARAILQEAYAAIPNSEEIWLAAFKLEFENHEPERARMLLAKARDRGGTERVWMKSAIVERELENTTEERRLLDEGLKQFPSFFKLWLMLGQLEERLGRLEQAKEAYESGLKHCPNCIPLWLSLSNLEGMMNGLSKARAVLTMARKKNPQNAELWLAAIRAELKHGNKKEADSLMAKALQVCRKSGILWAASIEMVPRPQRRSKSADAYKNCDHDPHVIAAVAKLFWHDRKVDKARTWLNRAVTLAPDIGDFWALYYKFELQHGSEDNQKDVLKRCVAAEPKHGEKWQAVSKAVENSHQPTEAILKKVVLALGKEETAAESNGH; from the coding sequence ATGGTGTTCATATCACCACCAAATTCAAGAACCATCTTCCTCAACATAAACCCTAAAACCACAACTCTTTTTTCCCTCAAGCAAACCCTCCATCAACAAACCCAAATCCCAATTTCTCTTCAACACTTTCTAATCCGATCCGATTATGACGATTCTACCCTTCTTTCCCAACTCGGCATCACCCATTACTCGACCCTAACCCTCCACATCCCTTCCCTCGGCGGTGGTGTACCCGGCACCAACGCCGCTGCGCCTCCTCCTCCGGCTTCCAAACCCCGTCTCGATTTCCTCAACTCCAAGCCCCCTGCCAACTATGTTGCCGGTCTTGGACGCGGAGCCACTGGTTTCACCACCCGGTCTGATATTGGACCGGCTCGTGCAGCTCCTGACTTGCCTGATCGCTCTGCCACCACTATTGGCGGCGCTTCTGGTTCTGCTGGAACGGGGAGAGGACGGGGGAAGCctggagatgatgatgatgacgacgAAGGGGAAGATAAAGGGTATGATGAGAATCAGAAGTTCGATGAATTTGAAGGAAATGATGTGGGTTTGTTTGCAAATTTAGAGTACGATGAAGATGATAAAGAGGCAGATGCTGTGTGGGAAGCGATTGATAATCGAATGGATTTACGAAGAAAGGACCGGCGTGAGGCAAGGTTGAAGCAAGAGATTGAGAAGTATCGTGCTTCGAATCCCAAAATTACTGAACAGTTTGCTGATTTGAAGAGGAAGTTGTACTCGTTATCTGCAAAAGAATGGGAGAGCATTCCAGAAATTGGTGATTATTCCTTGAGgaataagaaaaagagatttgaaagTTTTGTGCCGGTGCCTGATACTTTGTTGGAGAAAGCCAGACAAGAACAAGAGCACGTGACGGCATTGGACCCCAAGAGCCGAGCTGCTGGTGGGACTGAGACGCCTTGGAGTCAGACGCCTGTAACTGATTTGACTGCTGTAGGTGAAGGTAGAGGTACGGTTTTGTCATTGAAATTGGATCGCTTATCTGATTCTGTATCAGGGTTGACTGTGGTTGATCCAAAAGGTTATTTAACTGACTTAAAGAGTATGAAAATTACTAGTGATGCTGAGATTTCGGATATTAAGAAGGCTAGGTTGTTGTTGAAGAGTGTAACTCAAACTAATCCAAAACATCCTCCGGGTTGGATTGCTGCTGCTAGGTTGGAGGAAGTCGCTGGGAAGGTAGCTGCGGCTAGACAGTTGATAAAAAAAGGTTGCGAAGAGTGTCCAAAGAATGAAGATGTTTGGTTAGAAGCTTGTAGGCTTGCCAGTCCTGATGAGGCCAAAGCTGTCATTGCTAGTGGAGTGAAAATGATTCCAAACTCTGTTAAGTTGTGGTTACAGGCTGCAAAATTAGAACATGATGATACAAATAAGAGCAGAGTGTTACGCAAGGGGCTGGAGAATGTGCCTGATTCAGTTAGGTTGTGGAAGGCTGTTGTGGAGTTAGCAAATGAGGAGGAAGCCAAGTTGTTGTTACATAGAGCTGTTGAATGTTGTCCTTTAGATGTGGATTTGTGGCTGGCGTTAGCTAGGTTGGAAACTTTTGATGAAGCAAGAAAGGTGCTTAACATGGCTCGGGAGAAGTTGCCTAAAGAACGAGCAATTTGGATAACAGCTGCTAAGCTGGAGGAAGCGAATGGGAATACTTCTATGGTAGGGAAGATTATTGAGAGGAGTATAAGGGCATTGCAAAGAGAAGACGTTGTTATTGACAGAGAAGCATGGATGAAAGAGGCTGAAGTTGCTGAGAGAGCAGGGTCTGTGATAACTTGTCAAGCCATCATTAAGAATACGATTGGGATTGGTGTTGAAGAAGAGGATAGGAAGAGAACTTGGGTGGCAGATGCAGAGGAGTGTAAGAAAAGGGGGTCTATTGAGACTGCCAGGGCCATTTACGCCCATGCCCTCACTGTTTTTTTGACTAAAAAGAGCATTTGGCTTAAGGCAGCTCAACTTGAGAAGAGCCATGGTACAAGAGAATCTCTTGATGCTTTATTGAGAAAAGCTGTGACCTATTGCCCACAGGCTGAGGTTCTTTGGCTTATGGGTGCTAAAGAGAAGTGGCTTGCAGGAGATGTGCCTGCAGCACGAGCTATTCTTCAAGAAGCTTATGCTGCTATACCAAATTCAGAGGAGATTTGGCTTGCAGCATTTAAGCTTGAGTTTGAGAACCATGAACCTGAGAGAGCAAGAATGCTTCTTGCTAAGGCAAGAGATAGGGGTGGTACGGAGAGAGTATGGATGAAATCAGCAATTGTTGAAAGAGAATTGGAGAACACCACAGAGGAGAGGAGGTTGCTTGATGAAGGGTTGAAGCAATTCCCATCATTTTTCAAGCTGTGGTTGATGCTGGGACAGTTGGAGGAGCGCCTTGGTCGCTTGGAACAGGCAAAAGAAGCTTATGAGTCGGGTCTTAAGCACTGTCCTAACTGTATTCCTCTTTGGCTTTCACTTTCCAATTTGGAAGGAATGATGAATGGGCTGAGCAAAGCTCGAGCAGTGCTCACTATGGCTAGGAAGAAGAATCCTCAAAATGCAGAACTCTGGCTTGCTGCGATTCGAGCTGAGTTGAAGCATGGAAATAAGAAAGAAGCTGATTCGTTAATGGCCAAGGCATTGCAGGTGTGTCGGAAGAGTGGTATATTGTGGGCTGCATCAATTGAGATGGTTCCCCGTCCTCAGCGCAGAAGCAAGAGTGCAGATGCTTACAAGAATTGTGATCATGATCCGCATGTAATAGCTGCTGTGGCTAAGTTGTTCTGGCATGACAGGAAGGTTGATAAGGCAAGGACTTGGCTCAACCGGGCAGTGACCCTTGCTCCAGATATTGGGGATTTCTGGGCATTGTACTACAAGTTCGAGCTGCAGCATGGTAGTGAGGACAACCAGAAGGATGTGCTGAAGAGGTGTGTTGCTGCTGAGCCAAAGCACGGTGAGAAATGGCAAGCTGTTTCTAAGGCTGTGGAGAACTCTCACCAGCCAACTGAAGCGATCTTAAAGAAAGTTGTCTTGGCACTTGGGAAGGAAGAGACTGCTGCTGAAAGCAATGGACACTAG